The genomic window ACGAACGATAAAAAACAGCACACTTAGGGCAATTAAGGTTAAATGCAGATGCTTAACCGCGGGATATAGACTGTAAAAAGTTTCCATTTTGATACTTATGGCCAGTGACAAAGGCGCTAGTTTACCCTAATCATTACGCCAGACCAATGCCTAAGGCTGTAGATTAACGCACTCAATTCAATTCATAAATTGATAGGAAATAATAATGAATTTACTGCTAATTGACGATGAATCGACCGACTTTGCCGAAGCGGTAAGACAAAAAATCGTCGCCTTTAATCAAGTACAATGGCAAGGGCTTAGCCGTAAAAATCTCGGGCTGAAATTGCAGGACTCAGAGGGCAAACTGTTAGCGGGCATTAGCGGAAAAACCTTCGGCAACTGGTTTTTAATTGATTATCTCTGGGTCGATGAATCCCTAAGACATCAAAAAATCGGTTCGCAGTTATTATTGGAGGCAGAACTCAAGGCCAAGGCACGTGGCTGCCAATTTGCCCTACTCGACACTTTAGATTTTCAAGCCAAACCCTTCTACGAACGCCACGGTTACCATGTGCAATGGATACAACAAGCCTACCCAGAAACCGGCAGTAAATTCTTTATGGTCAAAGCGTTATGATGCATTCCTAGGCCCAGCTTTTCGGCACAGACTCGTTACCGCCCACGCGAACCATTCCACACTGAATGGATACCCAAGCGTTGTCTAACTTAAGCACGAATACGGCCTAGCTTTTGCTAAGCCATTTAATTTTCTAAAATTTTCTCGAGGTGGAAGCAGATAGTATCGAAATGTAATTGCGATAATTGCGACACCTGTTCCTCGCTCACATGGGCCAAAATCAGCCCGAGTCCATCTTCTATCCCCATCAAGAAATAGCATAAAGTCGTTAACACTTCATCTGACTGATGCGCGCCAAAGCGGCGAAATTGCCTTATGTGGAAATCAATCAGGAACCGGCGATGAAATTCATCTAGTGCAATGAATTCAGGCATGAGATCCCATAAGCCCTGCAATGAATTGTAATTTTTTTCGTAATTGCCATCCGCCCGACAGGCGTTATGGAGTTGAAAAAAATAACTGCGCCAATCTAAGGCCATGTATTTTTCCGATTCATATTCGACACACAGTTTGCGTAGCGACAATAACCACTGATCGGCAATGTGATACAAGATCGATTCTTTATTGGGGAAAAACTCATAGAGGGATTTGACGTTAATATTAGCAAGCTGAGCAATAGCATTAGTGTTAACCGCTTGATAACCCAGCTCTTGCACTAAGGTCTCTGTGCAGATTTTTATGTGTTCTATTAACGCTTGGGTGCGTTTTTGCTTAGGTTGCTTGCGTAATTGCAAATGCACTGGAACTGCTAATTCGATCAAGATAACCCCTCCAATAAAAACCCACTCTATCATATTTTATTTGAAGATTTGACGTCATTTTCCTGTGTATAAAATCGAACAAAATTAAGCTTTAATGTTAAAAATGTAAAATATTGGCAACAAATAGCTTGAAAAACATTCAAAACCTTGTAGGTTATTTCAGTAATTACTGAAAAAACACGGAGAAGCAAGGATGAAAAAAATAACCAGTGCCATGGCTGTTGCAATCTTAGGTTTATTGACGGCGTGTGACGATGATAAAGAAATCGCTGCTGATGATGTGTATCAGAATGGCTATATCTACACAGTTGATAGTCACCAGTCCGTTGCCGAAGCTGTAGCAATCAAAGCGGGTGAAATTATTTACGTTGGTAATACCCAAGGGGCGAAAAAGTTTATCGGGGAAAATACAAAAGTACACGATTTAGAAAGAAAAATGATGTTACCCGGGCTACACGATTCACATATTCACCCCACAGGCATTGTCGATGTCGATGTATGTGATTTAGGCGTTGAATCTATGGATCTCGATAAGCTTGTTGCCGCATTGACCGCCTGCCAGGTTAAATACCAATACGATGACAAAGAGATCATTTTCGCTCTCCAGTGGAACTCCTATGTTGGCAACGAACCGACAGCAAACTATTCAAATCTAATTAAGGCATTAGATGCTATTTCAACGACTCAACCCGTTTATCTCGCGGGGCCAGATGGTCATTCAGCCGCTGCCAATTCCTATGCCTTTGCCCAAGTGAAAGATGCCCAAGGAAAAGTCGTCGGCCTCAATAAAACCACACTCGCGAATGAATTTAGCCAATTTAAACCCTTTGTAGGGGTTGATGCCGAAGGAAATCCTAATGGGAACCTGACCGAGTCAGCGGTTCACTTAGTCGGCGTGCCTAATTTTCTCTATCCACTGCAGCAAAATCCGCAAGAGTTACCCAAAATCGCTCAAAAACTCAATAAATACGGCATCACTTCGGTGCAAGATGCCTGGGTTGGCGATGATGAATTAACTTTATATAAAACATTGGCCAATAGCGGCCAAATGAGCTTCAGATTAACAGCGGCTCAGGCTTACAGCGCCGAGGGATATGTACAAGGGGGGCAAGTCAATTATTCCGCATTAATCGCCAAGGCAGAAGCCACCCGGGATAGCTTAGGCGATTATCCCTATATGAAAGCGGATGCAGTCAAAATTATGATTGATGGGGTACAGGAAGGTAGTCTTATTGAAGTGCCGCCCACACTGCCGACATCAGTAATGGTCGATCACTTTAAACAGCCAATTGTGGATCTGTCGGCGCTGGATGAAGGGCTCATCACCCTCAATGGATACGTGGATTTACAAGGCCAGCTTTGCCAAATGGTGCGGGAACAGTCAAACAATTATGATGATCAAGATGAGATCAATGCCTTTATGGCCACCCATAATTACCATCCTTCCCAGTGCCTTATGAAGAAAGGTGACCTGCTCGCCGCCAATGGCGACACTCTAACTTTAGATCAAGAGGGCGTATCGGCGGTTGAATTTTTGAACAACTTTGTGACTAAGTTAGATAGCGCAGGCTTTGTTGTGCATATGCATGCCGTTGGCGATGGCGCGGTTAGATCGGCAATTGATGCCATTGAAATTGCAAAAAAGAGCAATAAAAATAGTTCGCTACCCCACACCATTGCCCATATGCAAGTGGTTCATCCTGATGATCAACAGCGCCTAGGTGAACTTGGGATCTACCTAGCCTTTACTTATGGTTGGGCGATTCCCGATTATTTCTATGATCTCAGTGTGATCCCCTTCGTGGAGGAACTGCCCAATCTTGAACCTGAAACCCTATACAACGAGGCGAATTACTATATTCAGGCAACCTATCCGACAAAAACGGCCAAAAATGCCGGGGCAGTATTGATCGCAGGCAGTGATGCCCCAGTTGATACCAGAGAACCCGTGCCTTTTTCACACATAGCCACAGGCATGACCCGTAATAATCTGGTTGGGGATGATGTTTTTGCCTTAAATGCCAATCAGACCTTAAGCGTCCATGAGTTGATTGCGGCCTATACCATCAATGGTGCCAAGGCTATGCGTCAGGATGATATTGTCGGTTCGATAGAAGTGGGCAAGCGAGCCGATTTAATTATTCTCGACCGCAATATTGTCGAATTGGCTGAAAGCGACGATCCGGCTAAGGTTTACGATGTGTCAGAGACGCAGGTATTAACCACTATTTTTGATGGCAAACTAGTCTACCAAGCCCCTATAGCTCAGTAGCGGTATAGCTGACAGTTCATAAAAAACAGCTGCAACTTACCCGTTGCAGCTGATTAAACAGATATTTAATACTATTGCTATTCGCTTTCGTCTGGCATGACGACACGTATCGGACGAGTGCCTATCTTTGCCCCCGTAACATCATCCACAGCCACAGGTACAATTTCAGTCCCCATTTCAGCATCAACAAAACGCACCAAATTTCCATCGCCCCTGTACTTAGAGCCCCAAGCTCCAATCATAAACAGCACTGGCAAAAAATCCTGGCCCGCTAAAGTTAGCAAGTATTCATCACGGGGAGGATTCTCTTGATATCGCCGCCGTTCTAGCAACCCCTCCTCGGTTAACGCCGCTAATCGTTTGGTGAGCATAGTCGGTGCAATGCCAAGACTTTTGCGGAACTGGTCGAAACGAGTGAGGCCTGCATGGGCATCACGCAGGATCAAAATGCTCCAGGAATCACCAAGAACCGCGAGACTGCGAGCAATAGGACAAGACATATGCGATAAATTTTCCATGTTAATATCATTTCAGTAGTGACTAACTATCAAAAAGGTAGTAAGTTAGTATCGAACTGATAGTAACAGTTTGCAATCCAATATTCCATCCTTGAGAGAGTGCCAATTTATGAGTAATTATGATCAACCCGTTGCTTTGGTTACCGGAGCCTCTTCCGGTATAGGTGCCGCAACCGCAGAGCATCTCGCTAAAGCGGGCTATAAAGTGTACGGCACGAGTAGACGAGCTAACGCAGCGAGCAATGGATTATTCGAAATACTGCCACTAGACGTGACCGACGAGGGATCTGTAGAGGCTTTGATTAGCCAAGTCATAGATAAATCTGGCCGAATCGACCTTCTGGTTAATAATGCTGGCGTTGGCGTTTCACCTGCTGGGGCCGAGGAAAGCTCACTCGAGCAAGCTCAGGCTATATTTGATACTAATTTCTTCGGCATTGTACGTATGACCCGTGCAGTCCTGCCCTATATGCGACAACAACAGAGTGGCCGCATTATCAATATCGGCTCAGTATTAGGCTTTTTACCAATGCCATATATGGCATTGTATTCAGCGACTAAACACGCAGTGGCTGGATATTCAGAATCGCTCGACCATGAGTTACGAACAATGAATATCCGAGTCTCGGTCATTGAACCGGCTTATATCAATACACCATTCGATACTAACCTGATGAAACCCGATAGCCCTATGGATGTGTATCGTAAGATTTGTGAATTAATAGAGAAAAGAGTCAAGCAAGTGCTTGTAAGTGCAGATGGCCCCGAAGTAGTCGCAAAAATGGTCGTTAAAGTAGCTCAGGTAAAACATCCCAATATCCATTACGCCCCAGGATTAGCCAAGCGCTTGCAATTACTCCGCAGATTTGCGCCCGCACGCGTGCTAGAAGTCGGCGTACGAAAAGACCTTGGGCTTGAAGCCTAAAAATTGAAGTCGGAAGGTAACCCTATGAAAGCATTTATGCTCAAACAATACGGAAAAAAGAGTCGCCTCGATTTTGCCGACGTCCCCGAACCAAGGCTTAGTGATGATGAAGTCATGGTCAAAGTCCATGCTGCGGGGGTAAACGTACTGGACGCTAAGATTAAAAATGGCGAGTTCAAGCTAATTCTCCCCTACCCGTTACCACTCATCCTTGGCCATGATGTCGCTGGAGTCGTCGTTAGCGTTGGGCCTAAAGTGCACAATGTGAAGGTCGGAGATGAAGTTTATGCCCGAGCAGATGATTTCCGTATCGGTACTTTTGCTGAATTTATTGCAATTAAAGCAAGTTCGGTGGCTATTAAACCAACCACTGTGAATATGCAAGCGGCGGCCTCCATACCTTTAGTCGGTTTGACCGCTTGGCAAGCGTTAGTGGAAAAAGCCAATCTAGGTCCAGGGCAAAAGGTGTTTATTCAAGCAGGCTCTGGTGGCGTAGGTACATTTGCCATACAGCTGGCAAAACACCTAGGCGCTTACGTTGCAACCACCACGAGCACGGAAAATGTGGCTTGGGTGAAAAAACTCGGGGCCGACCTTGTCATCGACTACAAACAGGATGATTTCGAAAATATTCTGCGAGATTATGATGTTGTCCTAAACAGTCAGGATAGTAAAACACTGTCAAAGTCCCTTAATGTCCTTAAGCCAAGCGGCAAACTGATCTCTATCTCAGGCCCACCGGATCCTGCATTCGGCGAAGAGATAAAAGCGCCATGGCTTATTAAACAAGTCATGCGACTCTTAAGTGCTAGCACTTGCAAAAAAGCCAAACACCGCCAGATTAGCTATTCATTTCTATTCATGAAGGCCAACGGAAAACAGCTAGAAAAGATCGCCGCACTTATAGACTCAGGAGTCATTCGTCCGGTGATTGACCGAGTATTCCCGTTCGAAGCAACGCCAGCAGCAATGGCCTATGTTGAGAATGGACGTTCCAAAGGCAAAGTCGTCATTAACGTTCATTCTGCCAATGAATAGGATGCCAGAAATATCAAGCTTAACCGCAAAAACATTGCGGTTAAG from Shewanella putrefaciens includes these protein-coding regions:
- a CDS encoding oxidoreductase, which encodes MSNYDQPVALVTGASSGIGAATAEHLAKAGYKVYGTSRRANAASNGLFEILPLDVTDEGSVEALISQVIDKSGRIDLLVNNAGVGVSPAGAEESSLEQAQAIFDTNFFGIVRMTRAVLPYMRQQQSGRIINIGSVLGFLPMPYMALYSATKHAVAGYSESLDHELRTMNIRVSVIEPAYINTPFDTNLMKPDSPMDVYRKICELIEKRVKQVLVSADGPEVVAKMVVKVAQVKHPNIHYAPGLAKRLQLLRRFAPARVLEVGVRKDLGLEA
- a CDS encoding amidohydrolase, whose product is MKKITSAMAVAILGLLTACDDDKEIAADDVYQNGYIYTVDSHQSVAEAVAIKAGEIIYVGNTQGAKKFIGENTKVHDLERKMMLPGLHDSHIHPTGIVDVDVCDLGVESMDLDKLVAALTACQVKYQYDDKEIIFALQWNSYVGNEPTANYSNLIKALDAISTTQPVYLAGPDGHSAAANSYAFAQVKDAQGKVVGLNKTTLANEFSQFKPFVGVDAEGNPNGNLTESAVHLVGVPNFLYPLQQNPQELPKIAQKLNKYGITSVQDAWVGDDELTLYKTLANSGQMSFRLTAAQAYSAEGYVQGGQVNYSALIAKAEATRDSLGDYPYMKADAVKIMIDGVQEGSLIEVPPTLPTSVMVDHFKQPIVDLSALDEGLITLNGYVDLQGQLCQMVREQSNNYDDQDEINAFMATHNYHPSQCLMKKGDLLAANGDTLTLDQEGVSAVEFLNNFVTKLDSAGFVVHMHAVGDGAVRSAIDAIEIAKKSNKNSSLPHTIAHMQVVHPDDQQRLGELGIYLAFTYGWAIPDYFYDLSVIPFVEELPNLEPETLYNEANYYIQATYPTKTAKNAGAVLIAGSDAPVDTREPVPFSHIATGMTRNNLVGDDVFALNANQTLSVHELIAAYTINGAKAMRQDDIVGSIEVGKRADLIILDRNIVELAESDDPAKVYDVSETQVLTTIFDGKLVYQAPIAQ
- a CDS encoding TetR/AcrR family transcriptional regulator — translated: MIELAVPVHLQLRKQPKQKRTQALIEHIKICTETLVQELGYQAVNTNAIAQLANINVKSLYEFFPNKESILYHIADQWLLSLRKLCVEYESEKYMALDWRSYFFQLHNACRADGNYEKNYNSLQGLWDLMPEFIALDEFHRRFLIDFHIRQFRRFGAHQSDEVLTTLCYFLMGIEDGLGLILAHVSEEQVSQLSQLHFDTICFHLEKILEN
- a CDS encoding winged helix-turn-helix transcriptional regulator, with translation MENLSHMSCPIARSLAVLGDSWSILILRDAHAGLTRFDQFRKSLGIAPTMLTKRLAALTEEGLLERRRYQENPPRDEYLLTLAGQDFLPVLFMIGAWGSKYRGDGNLVRFVDAEMGTEIVPVAVDDVTGAKIGTRPIRVVMPDESE
- a CDS encoding NADP-dependent oxidoreductase, whose product is MKAFMLKQYGKKSRLDFADVPEPRLSDDEVMVKVHAAGVNVLDAKIKNGEFKLILPYPLPLILGHDVAGVVVSVGPKVHNVKVGDEVYARADDFRIGTFAEFIAIKASSVAIKPTTVNMQAAASIPLVGLTAWQALVEKANLGPGQKVFIQAGSGGVGTFAIQLAKHLGAYVATTTSTENVAWVKKLGADLVIDYKQDDFENILRDYDVVLNSQDSKTLSKSLNVLKPSGKLISISGPPDPAFGEEIKAPWLIKQVMRLLSASTCKKAKHRQISYSFLFMKANGKQLEKIAALIDSGVIRPVIDRVFPFEATPAAMAYVENGRSKGKVVINVHSANE
- a CDS encoding GNAT family N-acetyltransferase; translation: MNLLLIDDESTDFAEAVRQKIVAFNQVQWQGLSRKNLGLKLQDSEGKLLAGISGKTFGNWFLIDYLWVDESLRHQKIGSQLLLEAELKAKARGCQFALLDTLDFQAKPFYERHGYHVQWIQQAYPETGSKFFMVKAL